A single region of the Actinomycetes bacterium genome encodes:
- a CDS encoding YihY/virulence factor BrkB family protein, which produces MKAEQLEEAAATAPSEVLTPIPGRHIDHEPKPKPRKVADLEQDRAWMGIAWGMFMRFRTARAPLMAAGTAYYGFIAMFSLLAFAYGMAALLNADAIANWLTDALKDALPGLIGDKGIDPSTLERIGRTTSVVGLLLLAVSGSAVMAGASDSLHQVYGAPPDGRNPVARRMHLFGWLMVMGPLVVISYSMTTAVAGFGSDILDDLGISGGFVRFLMVSAGAILTFALDVGITALLLSRLGGIAPGRRALLPGALLGAVIITALKALMAVIVSWSVGRPQYGSFAVPVTVLVVLWLQAMALYAAAALTASTACSLANRDGGD; this is translated from the coding sequence GTGAAGGCCGAGCAGCTCGAAGAGGCGGCAGCGACGGCGCCTTCGGAGGTGCTGACACCGATCCCGGGTCGCCACATCGACCATGAGCCGAAGCCCAAGCCACGGAAGGTCGCCGACCTCGAGCAGGACAGGGCATGGATGGGCATCGCATGGGGCATGTTCATGCGGTTCAGGACGGCCCGCGCACCCCTGATGGCCGCCGGTACCGCCTACTACGGGTTCATCGCGATGTTCTCGCTGCTCGCCTTCGCATACGGCATGGCCGCGCTGCTCAACGCCGACGCGATCGCCAACTGGCTGACCGACGCCCTGAAGGATGCACTGCCTGGGCTCATCGGCGACAAGGGCATCGATCCCTCCACGCTGGAGCGGATCGGCCGAACGACGTCGGTCGTCGGCCTTTTGCTGCTTGCGGTCAGCGGTTCGGCTGTGATGGCCGGCGCCAGCGATTCACTGCACCAGGTTTACGGAGCTCCGCCGGATGGCCGTAATCCGGTGGCGAGGCGCATGCACCTGTTCGGATGGCTCATGGTCATGGGTCCCCTGGTCGTCATCTCCTATTCGATGACCACGGCAGTTGCAGGTTTCGGCTCCGACATCCTCGACGACCTCGGCATCAGCGGCGGTTTCGTTCGCTTCCTGATGGTGTCGGCCGGCGCAATCCTCACATTCGCGCTCGACGTGGGCATCACGGCCCTGTTGCTCTCACGGCTCGGCGGTATCGCGCCCGGGCGAAGGGCGCTGCTGCCGGGAGCCCTGCTCGGTGCCGTCATCATCACGGCCCTGAAGGCCCTGATGGCTGTGATCGTGTCGTGGTCGGTGGGGCGCCCGCAGTACGGGTCGTTCGCCGTTCCAGTCACGGTGCTGGTCGTGCTCTGGCTCCAGGCCATGGCCCTCTATGCGGCTGCCGCGCTGACCGCCTCGACGGCTTGCTCACTCGCAAACCGCGACGGCGGCGACTAG
- a CDS encoding phage major capsid protein — protein sequence MAQSTSEDGDDIGTISQPGDRDAQFLTGDGTGANMTSIFARTSPTDAGITASGALTVADQETFLSVFEANDNDLSRAGFFLNPQEWGDVRGETASGTGEYLLNSTPTAATARSIFGVPVHVSSAVPAGEVALVDLSRVYVGVRKDVEVESSRDFRFSNDETAILGIVRADIGVAEEASVVYDSGWNA from the coding sequence ATGGCTCAGAGCACAAGCGAGGATGGCGATGACATCGGGACCATTTCCCAACCGGGTGACCGAGACGCTCAGTTCCTCACCGGCGATGGCACCGGAGCCAACATGACCAGCATCTTCGCTCGGACGTCACCGACCGACGCTGGTATCACCGCTTCCGGTGCTCTCACCGTGGCCGACCAGGAGACCTTCCTCTCGGTCTTCGAGGCCAATGACAACGACCTGTCGAGGGCTGGTTTCTTCCTGAACCCGCAGGAGTGGGGCGACGTCCGTGGCGAGACCGCTTCGGGCACTGGGGAGTACCTCCTCAACTCGACGCCGACCGCTGCGACCGCTCGCTCCATCTTCGGAGTCCCGGTCCACGTCTCGTCGGCCGTGCCCGCAGGAGAGGTCGCACTCGTCGACCTGTCCCGTGTTTACGTCGGTGTCCGTAAGGACGTCGAGGTCGAGTCGAGTCGTGACTTCCGGTTCTCGAACGACGAGACCGCCATCCTTGGCATCGTCCGTGCTGACATCGGTGTAGCCGAGGAAGCCTCGGTCGTCTACGACTCGGGTTGGAACGCCTGA
- a CDS encoding PPOX class F420-dependent oxidoreductase has product MGYTDAPTRWWQEFIEELPARTAKLAVVRKDGSPHVAPVWVALDHDNGHDDPDIVFLTAADTLKGRCILRDPRVSMCLDDERPPFSFLTVSGAVTTSTDADELLHWATATAARYMGAEQAEAYGRRNAVPGEMVVRLHPERIVAKVAVADF; this is encoded by the coding sequence ATGGGATACACCGACGCCCCGACCCGCTGGTGGCAGGAGTTCATCGAGGAGTTGCCGGCCCGCACGGCAAAGCTCGCAGTCGTGCGCAAGGATGGCAGCCCCCACGTCGCGCCTGTCTGGGTGGCGCTCGACCACGACAACGGCCACGACGACCCCGACATCGTCTTCCTCACTGCGGCCGACACACTCAAGGGTCGCTGCATCCTGCGCGACCCTCGGGTGTCGATGTGCTTGGATGACGAGCGGCCGCCGTTCAGCTTCCTGACGGTGTCTGGAGCAGTCACGACCTCGACCGACGCCGACGAGCTGCTGCACTGGGCCACCGCAACCGCCGCGAGGTACATGGGTGCCGAACAGGCCGAGGCCTACGGCCGCCGCAACGCAGTGCCCGGTGAAATGGTGGTGCGCCTGCACCCGGAGCGGATCGTCGCCAAGGTCGCCGTCGCCGACTTCTAG
- a CDS encoding bacteriorhodopsin, which translates to MELVLTETQYNLVYNSFSFAIACMGAAFVFFILVRNRVAPWHRMAITLSTLVVGIALYHYVRIFDSWSAAFTFVGGEYVQDGEPFNEGYRYVDWLLTVPLLLAELVVVLKLAPAKTRSLLIRLTIAAIAMIVLGWPGELSDPDSTARTVWAVLSTIPFLYILYVLFVELGRSLDRQSAGVRKIVEGLRFLLLLTWGVYPLAYIAPSVIDNEATAEVARQVGYSIADVLAKPLFGLLILAIAISKSRDDGYSIEPSGHPLSEDQVSV; encoded by the coding sequence ATGGAGCTCGTACTGACAGAAACCCAATACAACTTGGTCTACAACAGCTTCTCGTTCGCAATCGCCTGCATGGGCGCTGCCTTTGTGTTCTTCATTCTCGTGAGGAATCGGGTCGCACCCTGGCACCGCATGGCCATCACACTGTCGACCCTGGTAGTCGGGATCGCTCTCTACCACTACGTTCGGATATTCGATTCTTGGTCGGCTGCGTTCACATTTGTCGGGGGCGAGTACGTGCAGGACGGTGAGCCGTTCAACGAGGGGTACCGCTATGTCGACTGGCTGCTCACGGTTCCGCTCTTGCTTGCGGAACTAGTCGTCGTGTTGAAGCTGGCACCCGCCAAGACACGGAGCCTTCTCATCCGACTGACCATCGCCGCCATCGCAATGATCGTTCTCGGGTGGCCTGGGGAGCTGTCGGACCCTGACTCGACCGCACGGACCGTGTGGGCAGTTCTGTCCACGATTCCCTTCCTTTACATCCTGTACGTGCTCTTTGTTGAGCTCGGCCGTTCTCTCGATCGGCAGAGCGCTGGTGTGCGCAAGATCGTCGAAGGGCTCCGGTTCCTGCTCCTGTTGACCTGGGGTGTGTACCCCCTCGCCTATATCGCTCCCTCGGTCATCGACAATGAGGCGACTGCCGAGGTAGCCCGGCAGGTGGGCTATTCGATCGCAGACGTGCTGGCGAAGCCGCTGTTCGGCCTCCTAATTCTGGCCATTGCGATATCCAAGTCCCGCGATGACGGCTACTCGATCGAGCCGTCCGGCCATCCCCTGTCCGAAGATCAGGTCTCCGTCTGA
- a CDS encoding nitronate monooxygenase, whose protein sequence is MFSNRATDLMGVEYPILQAPMGWIARSELASAVCEAGAMGCIETSSGELDVIQEEIRKMRDLTDKPFSVNIAQAFVSDPAIVDFVIEQGVRFVTTSAGSPMKYTAQLKEAGLTVFHVVPTLRAAHKAVEAGVDGLIVEGGEGGGFKNPRPVSSMVLLPLVVQSVDVPVIAAGGFLDGPTMAAALALGAEGIQLGTRMVSAAESPVHDNWKKSILDAAETDTVFLNSHTSPALRALRTGRTSALEFDRESNAMAAFNVKDLYFGGDMESGVALSGQVAGRIDEVKPVAEIIDECVNGCLDTIETMAGQYGRS, encoded by the coding sequence ATGTTCTCGAATCGTGCCACTGACCTCATGGGCGTGGAATACCCGATCCTTCAAGCTCCTATGGGCTGGATCGCTCGGTCCGAGCTTGCCTCCGCAGTCTGCGAAGCCGGAGCGATGGGTTGTATCGAGACGTCCTCGGGCGAACTCGACGTCATCCAAGAGGAGATTCGGAAGATGCGGGACCTCACCGACAAGCCGTTCTCTGTCAACATCGCCCAGGCCTTTGTGAGCGATCCTGCGATCGTCGACTTCGTGATCGAGCAGGGAGTGCGCTTCGTGACCACCTCGGCGGGCAGCCCGATGAAGTACACGGCGCAGCTCAAGGAAGCCGGCCTCACTGTGTTCCACGTGGTGCCGACCCTGCGGGCGGCCCACAAGGCGGTCGAGGCCGGTGTCGACGGGCTGATCGTGGAAGGTGGAGAGGGTGGTGGATTCAAGAACCCGCGGCCCGTGTCGTCGATGGTGCTGCTGCCTCTCGTGGTGCAGTCGGTCGACGTGCCGGTGATCGCGGCCGGTGGTTTCCTCGACGGCCCGACCATGGCGGCCGCGCTGGCGCTGGGAGCCGAAGGCATCCAGCTCGGTACACGCATGGTGTCAGCCGCCGAGTCGCCGGTGCACGACAACTGGAAGAAGTCGATCCTCGACGCGGCCGAGACCGACACGGTGTTTCTCAACTCACACACGTCACCCGCCTTGCGGGCGCTGCGGACCGGCCGGACATCGGCGCTCGAGTTCGACCGCGAGAGCAACGCGATGGCGGCGTTCAACGTCAAGGACCTCTACTTCGGCGGCGACATGGAGTCGGGCGTTGCATTGTCGGGCCAGGTCGCAGGCCGCATCGACGAGGTGAAGCCGGTCGCGGAGATCATCGACGAGTGCGTCAACGGCTGCCTCGACACGATCGAGACAATGGCCGGCCAGTACGGGCGCAGCTGA